A window of Nocardiopsis sp. Huas11 genomic DNA:
CCGCAGGGGTGGCCGGTGCTGGTGGACAAGGCGGTGGTGGACACCCCGTCGGTCGTGGTGGGCAGCGGCCTGCGGCGGTCCAAGCTGTACGTGCCGGGAGCGCTGGTGGGCGGGCTCCCCGGCGCGGAGGTGCTCTCGCTCACGAAGGACTAGCGCGGGCGCGGGTGTCGATATGTCGACAAAGTGACCAGTGGTTACGGTCGCCGACATGGCGCTTTGGTGCGTGTCTGCAGGTGTTCGACACCCTACTGCGCGCGGCGGTCCCGGGCCGGGGTTTCCCCGGGGCCTCGGCCCGGAGGGGCCAGGGTCGCGGGTGCGGGGTCGAACCGGTCCCGTTGCATACTCCGCGCGGCCGTCGCGGCGTCGCCCGACGGCGTCCAGTCCTTGGGCCGGCACCCGCGCAGGACGCGTTCGACGGGCGCCCAGCCGATCCACCGGCAGGGGTCCCAACCGGCCGGCCCGGCCAGGTCCTGGACCTCCAGGTAGTGGTCGACCCTGACCGTGTCCCACGCGTGGACGACCCGGCCGTCACCGAGGCCCAGCCCCACGTGACCCCAGTTTCGCCGACGTCCGAACAGTTCGCCGGTGGTGTCGTAGAAGGCGAACGCCCCTCGCGGAGGCGCCCCGGTCTCGTCCCGCACCGCGTACAGCTCCGCGGACTCGCCGGCGAAGTCACCGGCGAAGACCTCCAGGCGGTTGGACCGCTCGTAGGCGTCCTCCACGAAGGCCAGACACCGTGAGGCGTAGGAGGTCTCGCCCAGGTGCCGCAGGGCCCAGGCGACGGCGTTCTCCACGCAGGTCTGCTGATCGGTCTCCATCGAACTCCTCAACGCACGGAGGGCTCGCAGACTAGCCGGGGACGGCGCCGTGGCACGAGCGAATTTACGGGGGGAGCCGGTCGCCATGTCGACACCGCTTGTCGACGTGGCGACGGGTCGACGCGTCACTCCCGGCGCAGGGCCGCCGGTGGGTTCTTACGCCGGAGAAACAGCAGGTCGATGCGGGTCTGCCCCGTCTGGCCCTATTTACTGAACGATCGGTCTGTAATACTGTGCCCAGCAGAGTCGCAGCCGGAGGAGAGGACCGCCAGGTGGCCGCAGTACTGGAGAGCTACGCGCAGGGATCATGGTTCACCCCGTCGGACGAGGGCACGCCCCTGCCCGACGCCAACACCGGCGAGACCGTCGCCCTGTTCTCGCGGAAGGGCCCCGACGTCTCCGCCATGGTGGAGTACGCGCGGACCGTGGGCGGGCCCGGCGTGCGGGCGCTGACCTTCCATCAGCGAGCCAGCCTCCTCAAGGAGGTGGGCAAGCACCTCATGGAGTACAAGGACGAGTTCTACGCCCTCTCCCACCGCACCGGCGCCACCAAGCGCGACACCATGGTCGACGTCGACGGCGGATTCGGCACACTGTTCAGCTTCTCCAGCAAGGGGCGGCGCGAGCTGCCCAACTCCACGGTCATCCTGGACGGTCCGCTGGAGCCGCTGGGCAAGGGCGGCACCTTCGTCGCCCAGCACGTGTACACCTCCCGCCCGGGTGTGGCCGTGCAGATCAACGCCTTCAACTTCCCCGTGTGGGGAATGTTGGAGAAGCTCGCGCCCGCCTTCATCGCGGGCCTGCCGAGCATCGTCAAGCCCGCTCCGCAGACCGCGTACCTGACGGTCGCGGTCGTGCGGCGGATCATCGAGTCCGGGCTGCTGCCCGAGGGGTCCCTCCAGCTGCTCACGGCGGGCCACGAGGGCCTGGTCGACGCGCTCGGCCCGCAGGACATCCTGTCCTTCACCGGTTCGGCGTCCACCGGGGCGATCCTGCGCAACCACCCGAACGTGGTCAGCGGCGGCGTGCAGCTCAATGTGGAGGCCGACTCGCTCAACTGCTCGATCCTGGGGCCGGACGTGGCCGCCGAGGACCCGGAGTTCGACCTGTACGTCAAGCAGGTCGTGGCGGAGATGACCGTCAAGGCCGGGCAAAAGTGCACCGCCATCCGCCGGATCCTGGTGCCCGAGTCGATGGCCGACGCCGTCACCGAGGCGCTGACCGACCGGCTGTCGAAGGTCGTCATCGGTGCCGCCGACCAGGCCGAGACCCGGATGGGTCCGCTGGTCTCGCTCGCCCAGCGCGACGAGGTCCGCAGGTCAGTCAAGGCGCTGCGCACCTCCTGCGAGCTGGTCTACGGCGACCTGGACCAGGTGGAGGTGGCCGGCGGCGACGCCGAGTCCGGCGCGTTCGTCTCCCCGATCCTGCTGCGGGCGGAGGCCGAAGCCGCCGAGCCGCACGAGGTGGAGGCGTTCGGGCCGGTCGCCACGATCATCACGTACGGGTCCGTGGCCGAGGCCGTGGAGCTGGCGGCGCGCGGCCGGGGCAGCCTGGTGGGGTCGCTGGTGACTCAGGATGAGGACGTGGCCCGCGAGGTCGTGCTCGGTTCGGCGCCGTGGCACGGGCGGATCCTGGTGCTCAACCGGGAGGACGCCAAGGAGTCCACCGGGCACGGTTCACCGATGCCGGTGCTGGTGCACGGCGGTCCCGGCCGCGCGGGCGGCGGCGAGGAGATGGGCGGTGTGCGGGGCGTCAAGCACCACATGCAGCGCACGGCCGTGCAGGGGACGCCGGACATGCTCACGGCGATCACCGGTCAGTGGACGACCGGATCGCGGCGCGCGGTCGGGGACGTGCACCCGTTCCGCAAGAACCTGGCGGAGCTGCGGATCGGCGACACGATCGAGTCGGCCGAGCGCACGGTGACCCGGGCGGACATCGACCACTTCGCGGAGTTCACGGGCGACACGTTCTACGCGCACACCGACGAGGAGGCCGCCGCGGCCAACCCGCTGTTCGGCGGGATCGTGGCGCACGGGTACCTGGTGGTCTCGCTCGCGGCGGGGCTGTTCGTGGACCCGGATCCGGGTCCGGTGCTGGCCAACTTCGGTGTGGACAACCTGCGGTTCCTCACGCCGGTCAAGGAGGACGCGACGATCAAGGTGACGCTGACCGCCAAGCAGATCACCCCGCGCACGAACGCCGAGTACGGCGAGGTGCGCTGGGACGCGCTCGTGACCGACCAGGACGGCGAGCCGGTGGCGACCTACGACGTGCTCACCCTCGTCGCCAAGGGCGAGGAGTAGCTGCGGAGTAGGCGAGTAGCGATCGCGACAAGCCGCTAGGCCGGTCAGCGGGTAAGCCGGTAGGCCGATCTGTCGACAAGGCGTCCTGTCATCATCCCTGACGACAGGACGCCTTGTTCTGTCCGGGCGCTTCATCTCCACGGCGGTCGGCTCGCGGGGCTCGTGCGCGAGGGATCGCAGAGCAGCCCGGCCGCCGTGCTCAGGGCTCCCGCGAACGCGCGGTCGCCGCCGCCCCGTTCGACCAGCTGGGAGACCAGGCGGGCGGTCGTGGGTTCGAGTGCGGTGCGTCGGTGGCCGGAGCCGTCGGCGAACCACAGCGTCAGTTGGACCACCGCTTTGCCCCGATGGCCGGCCCACGTGTCGGTTCGGGCCAGCCAGACGCTGACGCCCTCCTCGCCTCTGTCGCGGACCAGGCGCAGGTGGCGCATGAGAGTGGTGTCCTTCCGGTGGTCGATCTCGCACCAGCGTGGACAGGGGTCTTCGGGTAGGCCGTTCCCGGTCATGGCCTGCACCCCTTGCGGTTGAGGTGGTTGCCCCACTCGCCCAGGTCGCCGTGCGAGAGCCGCTCCAGCGGCGACTCCCACGCCCACACCACCCGGCTCGGGCCTTCCCGCTTGCCCCGAGCGACCCGGGTCACCACGCCGCAGCGCGCGCCGTAGACGGGTTCGTCGCGCAGCGACCGGCCGAGGTATTCGACCGCGACGTGCTTCTGACGTGCCCAGACCTTCAAGGCCGCCAGGGACGGGAGTTCGCGGATATCGCAGATCGTGCGCTTCATCAGGCCACCTCCCGCATCCGGTGCCCGCTCTGGGCCGAGCTCCCGTCCGGCCCCGAAGCTCCGATCATCGAGATCCACGACCGGACCGCCAACGCCAGCGGCGCCAGGTCCCCGACCGGATGGGAGACATAGGCCCGAACCCGCGAACCCCGACGCCGCCGTCGGCGGTGCGTCTTCACGGGTTCCGCTTCGGCTTCGAACGTGGCGTGCTTGGCGTGCTTGGGCCGGTGCGTGTGGGGTCGTTCGACCCAGTCGCATGAGCAGGAGCGGAAGGCCGCCGTACGCAGCGGCCCCCGGTTGCGGATCTGGTGCCGGTAGTGCTCCGACAGAACGGTCACCGGAGCCAACGGCCGCCGCTCCCAGAGATCGATCACCGAACCCCCGGTGTCGACAGAGTCGGGGAAGGACACCACGACCGACTCCAAGGGCTCGGAGGGCCTGCCCCGGACCGCCAGGGGTCGGAGGGTTCGGGGGCTCGGGTCAGGTGGAAGGACCGCGCGGCCGTAGCGCGCACGGCCTCCAGGTCCACAGAACGCAGGTAGCGCACAGCGCAACCTCCACAGGTCAATAAGGGTCGGGCCTCGGCGATCAGGAATGCACCGGACCTCGCCCGCGCGACGACTTGTGTACCCAAGTCACTTCGACACGCTAGCCCGACCAGCTTGGGTACACAAGATTTTCGACGAAGAAAACGCTAGGGAACGTCAATGACGTATCGAAATGCGT
This region includes:
- the paaZ gene encoding phenylacetic acid degradation bifunctional protein PaaZ, with the protein product MAAVLESYAQGSWFTPSDEGTPLPDANTGETVALFSRKGPDVSAMVEYARTVGGPGVRALTFHQRASLLKEVGKHLMEYKDEFYALSHRTGATKRDTMVDVDGGFGTLFSFSSKGRRELPNSTVILDGPLEPLGKGGTFVAQHVYTSRPGVAVQINAFNFPVWGMLEKLAPAFIAGLPSIVKPAPQTAYLTVAVVRRIIESGLLPEGSLQLLTAGHEGLVDALGPQDILSFTGSASTGAILRNHPNVVSGGVQLNVEADSLNCSILGPDVAAEDPEFDLYVKQVVAEMTVKAGQKCTAIRRILVPESMADAVTEALTDRLSKVVIGAADQAETRMGPLVSLAQRDEVRRSVKALRTSCELVYGDLDQVEVAGGDAESGAFVSPILLRAEAEAAEPHEVEAFGPVATIITYGSVAEAVELAARGRGSLVGSLVTQDEDVAREVVLGSAPWHGRILVLNREDAKESTGHGSPMPVLVHGGPGRAGGGEEMGGVRGVKHHMQRTAVQGTPDMLTAITGQWTTGSRRAVGDVHPFRKNLAELRIGDTIESAERTVTRADIDHFAEFTGDTFYAHTDEEAAAANPLFGGIVAHGYLVVSLAAGLFVDPDPGPVLANFGVDNLRFLTPVKEDATIKVTLTAKQITPRTNAEYGEVRWDALVTDQDGEPVATYDVLTLVAKGEE